The genomic DNA CGGTCATCGTGCAGGTAGGCCACCAGGCACTCGTCAACGATCTGCTGTCGCAGGCGCGGGTCCGTCACGGGCCAGGCCAGTTCCACGCGCCGCATCATGTTGCGGTTCATCCAGTCGGCACTGGAAAGGTACAGGTCCTCGTCGCTGCCGCAGCGGAAGTAGAAGACCCGCGTGTGCTCGAGGAAGCGGCCGATCACAGAGCGCACCCGAATGTTGTCGGTCACCCCGGGCACCTGGGCCGCGAGCATGCAGGCCCCGCGCACGATGAGGTCGATGCGCGCTCCGCGCTGGGCGGCCAGAATCAGCGCGCGCATCAAGGCTTCATCGGTCAGGGCATTCATCTTGGCCACGATGCGCGCATCCTCTCCCCGGCTCGCGGCCTGCCCCACCTGCTCGATCTTCTCCAGCATGCGCCGGTGCAGATGGAACGGCGCCAGCATCAGCTTGCGCAGCTTGGGCGGGCGGTTCTGGCTCGCGAGGTGGTTGAACACCCCGTCCATGTCCGCCGTGGTTTCCTCGTCGGCAGTGAGATAGCTCAGATCGGTATAGAGCCGTGCCGTGCGCACGTTGTAGTTGCCGGTGGACAGATGCCCGTACCGCCGCAGCTGGCGCCCTTCCCTGCGCGTGACCAGCAGCATCTTGGCATGTGTCTTGAGCCCCACCACGCCATACACCACCTGCGCGCCGATCGACTCCAGCGCCTCCGCCCAGTTGATGTTGGCTTCCTCGTCAAAGCGGGCCTTGAGTTCCACGACCGCCATGACCTCCTTGCCCCGGCGCACGGCCTCGGTCAGCAGGTCCATGAGTTCGGAATCGCCACCGGTGCGGTAGATCGTCTGCTTGATGACGAGGACGTCGGGATCGTTGACGGCCTCGCGCAGGAAGGCGAGCAGTCCGTCGAAGCTCTCGAACGGCTGGTGGATGAGCACGTCGCGCTGGCGCAGCTGCTCCATGATGGACACTCCGGCCTGCAATTGCCGTGGCCAGGCGGAATTCCAGGTCGGAAACAGCAGGGCGGGTGCATCCACCAGGTCCACCAGCTGGGTCAG from Acidovorax sp. A79 includes the following:
- the ppk1 gene encoding polyphosphate kinase 1, whose product is MFLDRDHSILAFNERVFDWAVRTDVPLLERLRYLCIVSSNLDEFFEVRAAPHITAAQKGETQGLYSTASFEAVAAKVHGLVDRQYTLYNESLVPAFAAHGIRIVGHGERSPAQKRWVHEYFVGEVRPLLIPVGLDPAHPFPQVANKSLNFIVRLKGHDAFGRENEIAIVKVPRALPRLIRMPARVAPSEALFVSLSSIVRAHLDELFPGREVTEFSQFRVTRHSDLALDEEDVRNLRTALRQGLQHRHYGQAVRLEVSAGCSQFLSDFLLAQFALPPAALYRVPGPVNLVRLTQLVDLVDAPALLFPTWNSAWPRQLQAGVSIMEQLRQRDVLIHQPFESFDGLLAFLREAVNDPDVLVIKQTIYRTGGDSELMDLLTEAVRRGKEVMAVVELKARFDEEANINWAEALESIGAQVVYGVVGLKTHAKMLLVTRREGRQLRRYGHLSTGNYNVRTARLYTDLSYLTADEETTADMDGVFNHLASQNRPPKLRKLMLAPFHLHRRMLEKIEQVGQAASRGEDARIVAKMNALTDEALMRALILAAQRGARIDLIVRGACMLAAQVPGVTDNIRVRSVIGRFLEHTRVFYFRCGSDEDLYLSSADWMNRNMMRRVELAWPVTDPRLRQQIVDECLVAYLHDDRDAWTLNAQGGYDRAPRPEDGVGAQDALMVRYGPAPSPAQLDQGTA